In Halanaeroarchaeum sp. HSR-CO, one DNA window encodes the following:
- a CDS encoding pyridoxal phosphate-dependent aminotransferase, whose amino-acid sequence MFPRLSYLEWMGGRADAVPYDLGTTGLSDDDVDRTTVVPPRLADLESSPAGASLEHLLATEYGVQPEQVLVTAGATHANFLAYASALGGDDSTVLVEDPAYPPLVETPRGLGAEIARFDRGDGGALDATRIDEAVTDETALVTISNRHNPSGALSETDAIRRVADAAASHDAPLLVDEVYAPYVIDERDGPFGGPSAASLENTVVTGSLAKFFGLGGLRIGWIVGPREFVDQARRIAYHLPDVAGPSRALAGRALYSVDALIEDRRERVETNHRLLSEFVASRSDLEGTVHDGSTFAFLEPVEATVEEVFGAAWEEGVLVVPGEFYGVPQRLRVSAGRAPTDVEVSLGRFAQVLTDVRR is encoded by the coding sequence ATGTTTCCGCGCCTCTCGTACCTCGAGTGGATGGGTGGTCGTGCCGACGCCGTCCCCTACGATCTCGGCACCACTGGTCTGAGCGACGACGACGTCGATCGTACGACGGTGGTCCCGCCCCGGTTGGCCGACCTGGAATCCTCGCCCGCCGGCGCCAGTCTCGAACATCTTCTCGCGACGGAGTACGGGGTCCAGCCCGAGCAGGTCCTCGTCACTGCAGGCGCAACGCACGCCAACTTCCTCGCGTACGCGAGTGCACTCGGTGGAGACGATTCCACAGTTCTCGTCGAGGACCCGGCGTACCCGCCCCTCGTCGAGACACCGCGTGGACTGGGTGCCGAGATAGCGCGGTTCGATCGTGGTGACGGTGGCGCCCTGGACGCGACCCGTATCGACGAGGCCGTAACCGACGAGACCGCCCTCGTCACGATCAGCAATCGACACAACCCAAGCGGCGCACTCTCCGAGACGGACGCCATACGCCGTGTCGCCGATGCTGCGGCGAGTCACGATGCGCCACTGCTCGTCGACGAAGTGTACGCGCCATACGTGATCGACGAACGCGACGGGCCGTTCGGTGGACCGAGTGCTGCAAGCCTCGAGAACACCGTCGTCACCGGGTCGTTGGCGAAGTTCTTCGGACTCGGTGGGCTTCGAATCGGCTGGATCGTCGGGCCCCGCGAATTCGTCGACCAGGCGCGCAGGATTGCCTACCACCTGCCAGACGTCGCAGGTCCTAGCAGAGCACTGGCCGGCCGAGCTCTCTACTCCGTCGACGCCCTGATCGAAGACCGACGGGAGCGCGTCGAGACGAACCACCGATTGCTCTCGGAGTTCGTCGCGTCCCGATCGGATCTCGAAGGGACCGTCCACGATGGATCGACGTTCGCGTTCCTCGAGCCGGTCGAAGCCACAGTCGAGGAAGTCTTCGGCGCGGCCTGGGAAGAGGGCGTGCTGGTCGTTCCCGGTGAGTTCTACGGTGTGCCCCAGAGACTCAGAGTGAGTGCTGGCCGTGCCCCGACGGACGTCGAGGTCTCGCTCGGCAGATTCGCGCAGGTGCTGACGGACGTCAGACGCTGA
- a CDS encoding PRC-barrel domain-containing protein produces MDEEPEEITTLVGREVYSNNGVFVGEVEDLRLNLDTEVVNGLAVTALNPELFEEVVTGKKGVVVPYRWVRSVGDVVLINDVIERLKERVDQTAE; encoded by the coding sequence ATGGACGAAGAACCCGAGGAAATCACCACGCTGGTGGGACGAGAGGTCTACTCCAACAACGGCGTCTTCGTGGGGGAGGTCGAAGACCTGCGACTCAATCTCGACACGGAGGTCGTCAACGGACTCGCCGTCACTGCACTCAACCCGGAACTGTTCGAAGAGGTCGTCACGGGCAAAAAAGGCGTGGTCGTGCCGTATCGGTGGGTCCGTTCGGTCGGCGACGTGGTCCTCATCAACGACGTCATCGAGCGATT